A genomic segment from Verrucomicrobiia bacterium encodes:
- a CDS encoding YkgJ family cysteine cluster protein translates to MLPNQTIDQLCLQCGLCCNGVLFRDVELQPGDDVGKLKTLAMPVRGKAGKFNQPCVALGADCKCRIYADRPTRCRQFECALLLDVMAGHTDTEPALKLIRSTRRKADKVLKLMREIGDKNETVSLSVRFRKLRQRFESGDIEEWLEQKSEEELYDLFGQLTLAVHELNMVLAEKFYPQN, encoded by the coding sequence ATGCTTCCCAACCAAACCATCGACCAGCTCTGTCTCCAATGTGGCCTCTGTTGCAATGGCGTGCTTTTTCGTGATGTGGAACTGCAGCCGGGCGATGATGTAGGCAAATTGAAGACGTTGGCGATGCCCGTCCGCGGAAAAGCAGGGAAATTCAACCAGCCCTGCGTGGCTCTGGGTGCCGATTGCAAATGCCGCATTTACGCAGATCGTCCCACCCGCTGCCGTCAGTTCGAATGCGCTCTGTTATTGGATGTGATGGCAGGTCACACAGATACCGAGCCGGCGCTGAAACTCATCCGCTCCACGCGTCGCAAGGCGGACAAGGTACTCAAACTGATGCGCGAGATCGGAGACAAAAACGAAACGGTTTCTCTCAGCGTGCGCTTCCGCAAACTCCGTCAGCGTTTTGAATCTGGTGATATAGAAGAATGGCTGGAACAGAAAAGCGAAGAGGAACTCTACGACCTCTTCGGGCAACTCACACTCGCCGTGCATGAGCTGAACATGGTCCTGGCTGAAAAGTTTTATCCGCAGAATTGA